Proteins encoded in a region of the Balaenoptera musculus isolate JJ_BM4_2016_0621 chromosome 5, mBalMus1.pri.v3, whole genome shotgun sequence genome:
- the EXOC1L gene encoding exocyst complex component 1-like isoform X1: MSSLVKEDLEKKLFKPLSQNLYEFIEIEFSVQDRYYLCVSVTKNEEVKIVMVKHYRIGLDEKYEVTKKWSLNDLRMIDGKEADTDNPFFDLHFKKVYSLEAYSCASKYAFVRTVNKLNHAYLKKDLRIVNFDSTYLNDDSIWSSNNKDCLVLMRICFYAFNLVCLSLCPLPL; encoded by the exons ATGTCATCATTGGTAAAGGAGGACTTGGAGAAGAAACTGTTTAAGCCACTCTCGCAGAATCTGTACGAGTTTATTGAAATAGAGTTCTCGGTCCAGGACAGGTATTACCTCTGTGTGTCAG TGAccaaaaatgaagaagtaaaaatagTTATGGTGAAACACTACAGAATAGGTTTagatgaaaaatatgaagtaaCCAAAAAGTGGTCTTTGAACGATCTGCGGATGATCGATGGAAAAGAAGCAGATACA gaCAATCCATTTTTTGATCTGCACTTCAAGAAAGTGTACAGTTTGGAAGCATATAGTTGTGCTTCCAAATATGCCTTTGTTCGAACTGTAAACAAGCTGAATCATGCATACCTTAAGAAGGACTTACGGATCGTGAACTTTGATTCTACTTACCTTAATGATGATTCCATTTGGTCCTCCAACAACAAGGATTGCTTGGTCCTTATGAGAATATGCTTTTATGCTTTCAATCTAGTGTGCTTGTCCCTGTGTCCCTTGCCACTCTGA
- the EXOC1L gene encoding exocyst complex component 1-like isoform X2, with product MVKHYRIGLDEKYEVTKKWSLNDLRMIDGKEADTDNPFFDLHFKKVYSLEAYSCASKYAFVRTVNKLNHAYLKKDLRIVNFDSTYLNDDSIWSSNNKDCLVLMRICFYAFNLVCLSLCPLPL from the exons ATGGTGAAACACTACAGAATAGGTTTagatgaaaaatatgaagtaaCCAAAAAGTGGTCTTTGAACGATCTGCGGATGATCGATGGAAAAGAAGCAGATACA gaCAATCCATTTTTTGATCTGCACTTCAAGAAAGTGTACAGTTTGGAAGCATATAGTTGTGCTTCCAAATATGCCTTTGTTCGAACTGTAAACAAGCTGAATCATGCATACCTTAAGAAGGACTTACGGATCGTGAACTTTGATTCTACTTACCTTAATGATGATTCCATTTGGTCCTCCAACAACAAGGATTGCTTGGTCCTTATGAGAATATGCTTTTATGCTTTCAATCTAGTGTGCTTGTCCCTGTGTCCCTTGCCACTCTGA